The region AGGCCTAGGAAGCAAGACTGGGAGGGTCTTATCACTAAAATTCGTAGAAGATTATCCACCTGGAAAGCGAGACAGCTATCCATGGGGGGGGCGACTTACGCTCGTTAATTCGGTCCTATCTGCGATCCCTACATATTGGATGTCGTTGTTTCGTTTACCTGGTTGGGTTATCAAAGAGATTAACAGAATTAGAAGGGATTTTCTTTGGTCTGGACCGGACATTGAGCACCCGCGGTGGAGATTAGCAAGTTGGGGTACTCTTTGTCGTCCTAGGGAACAAGGTGGTTGGGGTATTCTTGAGttatcaaattttaatctcGCGCTCTTGGGCAAATGGTGGTGAAAGTTATTGACGGATGATACGTGGTGTGGTGCTGATATCTTACAATTTAACTACGGTGTTACTCGTTGGAATATGTTCCCCAGGAAAACGGGTAGGATTTTCTACTTCTGGAAAGGCGTTTTGAGCTGTCTGCCGGCTTTTAGGGGATGCGTGCTGCACGAGGTTAACTCTGGAACTGAAACATTATTCTGGAAGGATAGTTGGTTCGCGGGGCGGGCACCTATGTTCATTTGGCCGGAGGAATTCAAAAGGGCTAAAGAGCCCAACGGAACGGTGCGCGAGATGTGTTCCCTCCTAAATCAGGCCCCTTTCTCTGGGGAGGATGAGTGTCGGAACTACAGGGATAGACTAATGGAATTTGATGGGGTTGAAGGAGATAAAAAAAGGTGGAGGATGAATGGTAATGGTATATTCACGGTCAAATCTTTCTACTTGTTTCTAATTGATGGTGGTGTGCGTTGCCCTATTGCTCGGTTCTTCTGGAGGAAGCCATGTCCGAAAAAAGTTAGCCTGTTTAACTGGTTAGCTGAGAAGTATAAGATTCTCACCATGGATGTCCTCACGAAAAGGGGTTGTAATTGCCTCCCTACTACGACCTGCGTCCTATGCAATTCGGATATAGAGACGGCGGATCATCTCTTCTTACATTGTTCGGTTGCTAGAGAGGTGTGGGGGTATTTCGTGCACTTACTGCATCCCCCAGATCCTCCTGGGTCTATGCAGGAGATCTGGCGAGGTTGGAGAACTTCGATTCCGGCTAACTTTAGGGAGTTTGGGGGCTTAGCTGCTAAGgctattgtgtggaatatttggcttgttaGAAATGATTGTATATTTAATGCCAACTGTTTGTCTACGCATGCCCTTGTTTTGAAAATTGATCGTATGTTGATATCTTGGCTCTCTTCAGTTGTCGAAGGTTCGCGAGAGACGATGGAGGATCCTATTGCCATGCTGCGGCAGAGCACGGAGGCCCTAGGGACCAGTGGAGTGGAGTCTGGCGGTGATCCACTCCCCGGGGTTGATCTTGTGTCTTTTTCGGGCTAGTCTGTTATTGTATTTTGTTGGGCTGAGAATCCTACGTTGAGTCTCACCCGACGTCGTTTGGTCTTCCACTTCTCGTGGAGTTTTGTTGGTCTTTGGTTGGCGCTATGCCTGGGTTTATATCCCTTTTTATTTAATggtagtggtttatccaccttttcaaaaaaaaaaaataataaaaaaataaaaataaataaataccataAAATGTTGAATCCATATAATTCTTTTATACATATCAAAGTATAAATTGAGCAATTACTTTCTTGGTTAAACGAtctaaataataacattttttaaaaaataattttactagattataaaaaaaaaagaaataggcAATATATTTTGTCATGCTACCGTACGTCATTACCTATAAATAATTAGATCTTtgtcacaataaaaataaaacataaaaacatagatATATAATGAAACCATAATTTCTAGCACTCAGAAAGGAACAAGTCTGCTGATTTATTCATGTTAAGTGTCCAGCAAAACATGTTATTGATTAATTGAATTGACAACATGAAAAAGGAATTAGGAATGccttgttaatatatatatatatatatatatatatatatatatatatatatatatatgaagaaagaaagaaacatctCTCTCTCACTTAAGTGTCCAGCAAAACATGTTATTGATTAATTGAATTGACAACATGAAAAAGGAATTAGGAATGccttgttaatatatatatatatatatatatgaagaaagaaagaaacatctctctctcactctctggTTCTTACTCTCTTTCTAATGCATGcaaaatctataaatatatgtCGACAAGTTTCTTGATTGTGATTAGCATCCTGGTTTTACTTCTTTAATGAAGCAAATTCCAAGACTAATTAACCACAAGTTGGAGGGACTTTTGATATCCCTTGCCTTTGAAGTTCCACCAAAACACTGTCCAGTGAAGGAGGCTTCAATCCAAGAGGAAGTGGCAACCATGGCTTTGTTAACACATCTCCAATTGCAGCATCTATGCTCTCTTTTGACTGTAATAATTAATCCATCATTTTAATCAAtaacttttaatatataattaaattcacAAGCTCAAAAtactttttccaaatttatcaAACTTTATAGCTTTCATGCTTGTTTTTATATAGAGTTACATGAACTataaatcctttattttctatttaaaacaatgacttcagttaatatatatacatggaattATCATTCAACTTGctatgttactttttttttttttttgaaaaggaaCTTGCTATGATACTAGTTTTGAAAGAGTATTACTAATAAGGTTTGGAAGGCCCAAACTTTAGTCAAACTAATTTAAATCTGTACTCACTTGCCAAATAATTACATAGAATTGAACCTCAAAGACAATCCAAAGATTCTCTAAGTTAAAATCAGGGTTTAGATATCCATCATCTTCTTTAATTACAGTAACCATCTTTCAAATCTACATATAAACTATATGATCGATCAcaattatacttaaaaaaatggatagTAAAACATTTACAACCTATATGATCGAACTTAAAATCCTAAACCTTCCAATTAATGTTCTCCATCTTTAATTCAAGAAAGTAAATATTAAATTCATTTCTAAGCAATCATATCATATTAAAAGTTAATTACTTCTCTATATTATGTCTCCTCTCTataactatttttctttttctctctctctctactgCTCTGACAAATCTTGACCTATATATAAAAGTGTTTGTGCAACCCCACAAAAGCTCAACAGTTCCCAGCTCTGCATTTTGTACAAATGTCACAGTAACCTTTCTttcaatccatgaatgaaaatgcCAAAACTCTGGATAAAAGCTATTCAAAACCTAGTAATATTAAATGCTAAACATCCCTCTCCcacactctctctctttcaTCCTCTTCTTCATATTGGCCACATCTAGCTGCATACTATTAACTCCGTGAGTAACAAATACATTAAAAGTTTACAGTACTCCTAATAATAATGCTCACACTTAATTTAGTCTGCTTTTTTAAACacttcaaatcaaaataattcaatagtaaaaaagaaaacacttacAGGATGAGTCTGTGAGCCTGATTGTTGTTTGCCAGCCGGTGCAATCACATTCAGAGGTCTATACAAGCCTGGCAGTGCTGGTGCAGCTGCTGCAAATCTCTGCAAACAGTACCCATAGATTACCACCTGCATTATCATGCTTTAATATGCACATGTATAAAATTAAGCAGTGCCAATAAGTGAGTACAATTGGTTGAGGAGGATAACATGGAGTTCCTTGCGTCAttgcattctgaaaaaaaattataataataataataaatgataagaTATAGATATTCATTGAAAGTggcaaagattaattaaaaagagtatatatatatatatatataagatttggATGATGCAAACCATGGGGAAGTGAGGGTGCCAAAAGGAAGGATCAGGTGGAGGATGGAGAAGAGGTTGAGGAGATGGAGTTCTCGGCCACACATGAAGCATTGGCTGATCCATTGTAGGATGTCCCCACACGTGTAATGGTCTGAAGAGTTGAACTGGTGGAGCTGGAGGGAATCCCATTGTTGGAGCTAACCATGGACTCATCTCCGGCCTTCTCGccactcctcctcctcctcctcctcctcctccacctccgGTGTATATCTGCCTTCTTTGGCTCCAGCTTGCAGCTTCTGCTTCCCTTGCTAGCAAGTGCTTTCTATGTGACCTATATttctgcaaatatatatatatatatatatattacttgatTTTCTCTggtagtttatatatatatatatattaagtttatttCTGTGAATAATTATTACTTGGAGATGACTTGCAATGTTATGCCGAGTCAAGCAGTCAATCCCCATAATCTCTAGTATCCTGGAAGGCACTGCTTTATCCACTCCAAGCTGCTCCACTGCCTGCACAAATCTCCGGTGAAGCTCCGGCGTCCAATCCACCTTCCAATaattaaccaaacaaaaatacaaaccaATATCAGATctaacaactatatatataaaataaaccattccaaactgtatatatatatatatatatataaatatagaagtttTAAGTACATATATATGTACCTTAACTTTTCTCTTGCCTTGAGATCCTTTtgtaggagaagaagaagaagaagaagaaaatttccTGTTTGATTTACAAGTAGTCCCAGCTGCAGGCTTAACTACATCATGATGATCTTTTACTTTGCTGTTACTGATGACTTCTGGCACCTCCTGCACAACTGGCACTTCTAGTTCGCTGCTGGCGCTTGGGTTTGGGGCTGTGTTGGCCGAGTCTTCCTCTCCGCTGGCCGAGAACTCTGCAAATATCTCCGCCGGGTCAACTTCCAAGTCTGGCAGAATGTCCTCCTCGTCAAACCCCATGAAAAGTTCATCAAAGTTGATGTCCTCCAACAAAGCACCATCACAAGTGAATCCCACCGTCTCCAACTCTCTTCCATCTCCATGAGAACTCCTCACTGGTGAGGCTGCAAGCATTAATTCCCACCTAAATAGATATCCTTTTCctttatctatctatctatatatctatttatttatatatgtttttgtttgaagaTGAACAAGAAAAGGCAggaattatattataaatgagTGCAAAATAaggcaaagcaaagcaaagcaagGGAGAAGGCAAGGCAAAGAGCAAGATGGAATTGGAGAGGAGAGTATTTGCTATTTGGAATGGAGAGGGTGGGATATCCACCACAACTTCACTGGGATTTCTTTTATtgcatttgttttcatttgcagGAATTATTTAGATGGGAGCTTGTGGACCGGTGTTTTTGTAattcatgtatgtatatatatataaatattatattatataatatatatatatatatatatatgtgtgtgtgtatgtgtcaatgtgtgtgtgtgtgtgaatattTTCAAGTTTCAAAAGAGAAgtagagtgtgtgtgtgtgtgtgatggaGAAGGTAAATGAGAAGAAGATCCAAAGATGCTTGCTTGTGTCAGCTGTGCGACATTGCCTACATGCATGTCGCGTCGTGATAACGAttcttaaaataattacaatcaTCCACGCATCACAAAAATACAcggaataatatatatatatattcatatatttatttatttttacttgtgaaatatatatttttaccttATCATCTTTTTGCTCTCACTGTGCACATACTGAACTTCAAACTCATCTTTCTAACAAGTCGGAGAGACAAATGCCAAtgaccatttatatatatatatatatatattttttttttttaaaaaataaaaaaacatgataaaataaaaatatgaaagtgcACCGATATTATAACTCTAGGAATATATTTTATTCCTCTTTCAAGATCTTGAAAGAGgaataaaatatatttctcaCACAACATTGGGTTAAACTACAGTTTCTATTtagatgtgtatatatatatatatatatatttgactaaTGATTTGGTAAAATTTGAGAGAAATAAATTGGGAAATTTTTACTCGTGGGACGAGAATAATGTGAGAGATGAATGAAAGTCATGGGGTGGGTCTTTGTTGTGAGAATGACAATCAAATTAATGCAACTGGTGGGGAAGGCgagtgttttaattaattacggTAGATTTGTGTTGAGATTGTGCTCTGAGACTCATTTGGTTGATAGGACAATTAACACATTTTCCTCTCTTTTAATATGGCAGTGTATATTAATTAGTCATGTACCCTTTGACATTCAGTGATCGATTACAGTTATTTTCTAGTGTTAATATTTATGTGAAGCTATTATtttgtgtgtctgtgtgtgtgtgtaaatttTCATGTATGTGAGTCATGCCAACACTTTAGATTTAAATTCCTCTGCCATTGTATCATTCTAGCTAATCCAATCAATTATCAAATGcaaacattttttatattttcatttaactcATAGGATAAGGTACACTGTGTCGATATTGTAGAAACTAATTAAGTTTGCTGAAAACCCttaaaattatcacaaaatcatattatatattgattaattattggtAACAACTGTAATTTAgataaatattaataacattAACCCTCAATAATTAACCATAAGAGTAAGTGTCCACAAGATGGTACTTTTGTGATGGTGTTGGGTTAATGTGAAAAGAACGGTTCACCAGATCTTGAGAAGGGATCTCATTTGCAAATACAGATAAAAAAAGGTTCTAAGAAGGTGTTGAAATGATCCATTGATGTGATTTGTGATAGAGAAAACTAAGCAAGCCTCACCCACATTCTTTTCTGATTTAATTTAACACAGCTTGACATATTTGCCCAAGAACATACTGTAAATATCCCCCTTTTAATAATGATGTCTTTCTATCAAGGCATAAGAACTGGTATCTGGATTTGTGCACTGTTCTTAATggtttcactacaagaaaaatcataaatcggCACCGTAAAATTGGCACGGAAATGGAGttaaaaaccatgccaaactgattttggcactgtatttggcacCAAAAATTAACCGTGCCTATAGCACCCGTCACAAATACATTTTGGCACCGTTTTTTTAATACCGTGCCGAACTTTGTCACTGTTTTCGGTACGGTTTTTTACTATTGTGCCAACCATTGCCATTGATGTTTGGCACGGACTTTGATTCTACATTTAGCACTATTTTGGCACTGTTTTTTTGGTTCAGTATTTGGCACGATTTTTAGCACGATTTTTTATACTATACTTTTtttcacggtatttggcacagtttttaataaaacttttttgttACGGCTTTCGACACGCTTTtgtttaatctgtgaaaaaaaataatttatatgaaattaattttatttaagtttttttaattgctttagttaaaaattttgaattaccaaacaaaaatcatcttattgaattaacaatatatatagatgtcCTATATATACATTGGAAATCATATAGTATAACTATACAAACACTTGtatcaaaacaacattaaaactcCATTCCACATGCAACATTAAAATTCAGTATTGCAGCCTTGTTGCTAGGAACAAACAAGATCTAGGCTGATAACATTTGtagaacaaaaattttaattagattattttgatCACCGAAAATAGGGTTTCTTCCCTGGAAATTCATATAATGAATATTAAGAGTGGCACTCTAGGTAGATGATTTCACGGTCGCGGATTTGATGATGTCGATGAACTCCGGCTGCGAggaaaacaaagagaacaaaaatgAGACAAGTGAAAGTTAAACAAACTAATCTTGACAAGTAGAGTGTTGAAAGCTAGATCCTCTCCAATGGTTTTTGATGTAAATTAGATGAAAGGAAAAGTAGTACCTTCAGAGAAGCTCCACAGACGAGGAATCCATCTACGTCAGGCTTTGCTGCTAGTTCTTTGCAGTTTGCACCACTAACAGAACCTGAAATAACCATGTACACAACATTAATGAACTAATGCCCATAAAatcatcatattaaaaaataaaaagctagtACTTAGGAAGAGATGGCATTGTAGATGTGGGAGGCTTCATATCTGCATACCTGTtaatataaacattttttttggataaaattattaagtaaataaaagatgGAAAATAGAATGATAAACAAAGAACTTGCATTGTGAATGGTG is a window of Dioscorea cayenensis subsp. rotundata cultivar TDr96_F1 chromosome 5, TDr96_F1_v2_PseudoChromosome.rev07_lg8_w22 25.fasta, whole genome shotgun sequence DNA encoding:
- the LOC120262406 gene encoding probable transcription factor GLK1 isoform X1; amino-acid sequence: MLAASPVRSSHGDGRELETVGFTCDGALLEDINFDELFMGFDEEDILPDLEVDPAEIFAEFSASGEEDSANTAPNPSASSELEVPVVQEVPEVISNSKVKDHHDVVKPAAGTTCKSNRKFSSSSSSSPTKGSQGKRKVKVDWTPELHRRFVQAVEQLGVDKAVPSRILEIMGIDCLTRHNIASHLQKYRSHRKHLLAREAEAASWSQRRQIYTGGGGGGGGGGGVARRPEMSPWLAPTMGFPPAPPVQLFRPLHVWGHPTMDQPMLHVWPRTPSPQPLLHPPPDPSFWHPHFPMNAMTQGTPCYPPQPIRFAAAAPALPGLYRPLNVIAPAGKQQSGSQTHPSKESIDAAIGDVLTKPWLPLPLGLKPPSLDSVLVELQRQGISKVPPTCG
- the LOC120262406 gene encoding probable transcription factor GLK1 isoform X2 → MLAASPVRSSHGDGRELETVGFTCDGALLEDINFDELFMGFDEEDILPDLEVDPAEIFAEFSASGEEDSANTAPNPSASSELEVPVVQEVPEVISNSKVKDHHDVVKPAAGTTCKSNRKFSSSSSSSPTKGSQGKRKVKVDWTPELHRRFVQAVEQLGVDKAVPSRILEIMGIDCLTRHNIASHLQKYRSHRKHLLAREAEAASWSQRRQIYTGGGGGGGGGGGVARRPEMSPWLAPTMGFPPAPPVQLFRPLHVWGHPTMDQPMLHVWPRTPSPQPLLHPPPDPSFWHPHFPMRFAAAAPALPGLYRPLNVIAPAGKQQSGSQTHPSKESIDAAIGDVLTKPWLPLPLGLKPPSLDSVLVELQRQGISKVPPTCG